The Macrobrachium rosenbergii isolate ZJJX-2024 chromosome 52, ASM4041242v1, whole genome shotgun sequence genome includes the window ggttaaactaaagtatacttaacttgtacatTCAATTTAGTTCAACTCTCGTAGGCTTCTCCTCAGAGTTCGCAATGATTATCAAAGGGGAATCAGTTATCGCACCGGAGTTCGATTTGCGTCTCCAGAATACTCTGATATTCGGAACCACGCCAATAAATGTAAGTTTAACATccaatataaacaattaaaaattcttaCTAGGGCCTCTTCCCCACAACAGCTTGCGATATATGGATAACTTTTGATTAAACAAGTTGTTCCAGagatatctatacacacataatgTTAACATTAAAAATGAGCTTTCGATATTGATCACAGTATTGCCCACTAGAATCAGTTTTTTGAGTGCAAAATTATTAACCATCTtcaatatttatacttttattagtCTTTTCTCTCTCGATTCAGGTTTAACAAAACTCGATGGGATGCATAActctatgtaaatttattttaccttaaGAATATAATGCTAAATACAGTCACAAAACTGCCTCACATTGCAAGGACtttaatatacataaaacttaTGATTCTTGAAAAACAGAATCACGGTATTATATCGCTTGAAGACCTCAAGCTAATGCCATACTCGATGAACTGTGTCCATCAAATTTACATCAGATTGAAAACGTCAAAAAATGTCCTAGGTTTTTCGTGAACTAAATTTGGCATGGGTAGATTTTGGTCGATTCGTGAACACGAATTGTAGTTTTTGAGTTCAGAACCTTGAGCTCTTAATGCCCCTCTTATTTGGTTATGAATGCTGAATTTTAATGGCCACTGTTTGGGGTTGAATGCAAACCATTTATGACCCCCATAGGGGGCAGATTTTCAAGGCCACTGTTTGGGGTTGAATGTAGACTATTTATGACCCCCAAAGGGTGATTACTAGTACAAACTCTGAATGACCACCATTTGGGGTTGGATGCAGACTATTAATGACCCCCATTAGGTGATGAATACAAACTCTTAATGACCCCCATTAGGTGATGAATACAGATTCTTAATGACTCCTATTTGGTGGTGAGTACGGACATTTAATGACTCCCTATGGATGATGAATAGAAAGTTTTGTGACCCTGTTTGGTGGTAAGGACAAATTTTTTATGACCCTGTTTGGTGGTGGGTACAGACTTTAATGACCCCTACTGAGTGATGAATACAGATTTTTAATGAGCCCCTATTGGATGGTGAATACAGACTTTAAATGACTTCTGTTGGGTGAAGAGTACAGATTATTAATGACCCTCATTAGGTGatgaatacaaatatttaatgACTTCTATTTGGTGGTGAATACAGACTTAATGACACATTAATGACCACATTGGGTGATGAATAGAAACTTTTAATGATTACTGACCCCCTGTTTGGTGGTGAGTACGACTCCAAATGACCGGTATTGGGTGAAGAGTACAGACTGGTAACGACCCCCATTTGGTGATGAATAGAAACTTCTAATGATTAATGACCCTTGTTTGGTGGTGAATAACGATTTAATGACCCTTATTGGGTGGTGAATGCAATCTCTGAATGACCCTCGATGGAAATGCTGATGAGGAAAATCTCTAAGACGACTATGGAAAATTATGATGACGAGCAAAGGGCCCATTAACGATACCCACTAAAAATGCCCATGGTCATCGAAGTGGTGGTCATCGAAGTCATCGAAATGGTAGTCATCGAAGTGATGACCTCCCCCAAAACCCCCAATTCCTCGGAAGGGCCTGAATCCTCCGCGGCCGAAGCGACGCCTACCTCGACCTCTGCCAAAGCGGAATAATCTGCCTAATAGCCCCCTCCGTCGGCCTCCTCTCCTGCGTTGAGGATCGGGGACTGGTGCGGGCTCTGGAAGAGGACTGGCCAGAGCCGCTGGGTTCGGTTCTGGGAAGGCCGTCGTCCAGCCCAGGAGGAG containing:
- the LOC136833874 gene encoding uncharacterized protein, producing MKLILVTLALCCLLLGWTTAFPEPNPAALASPLPEPAPVPDPQRRRGGRRRGLLGRLFRFGRGRGRRRFGRGGFRPFRGIGGFGGGHHFDDYHFDDFDDHHFDDHGHF